Part of the Rhizobium viscosum genome is shown below.
TTGAAACCCTGCCGCGTCGTGGGGTGCTGATCCGCTTCAATGCTGGATGGGCGGAGGAGATGATCCTGGCGCGTGCCGCGCTGGAATCGATGATCGCGCATCTCGCCGCCAAGCGTATCACCCGGGATGAGGCGTCGAAGCTTGATGACACAGTCGGCCTGATGAAGGCGGCCACAGCCGATGGAGGTGCGGACGACCTCATTGCCTTGAATGAGACCTTTCACGAGCAGATCCACATCGCTTCGCGCTGCCAGTACCTGTCTCGCATGATCGAGCGCCAGCAGTTCTACGACGCGAGCATTCGCCGCATCATTCATTCCGACAACAAGGAGCGCGACAAGGCGCTCGCCGAACATACCGCCATCGCTGCCGCTATCGTGTCGAACGACAGTGATAAGGCGGAGCGAGTGATGCGCGATCACGTCGTCCGCTCCGGCGAAACCTACCTCAACATCGTATTCAGGAAGAAAGAGGACATTTGACGTGACCGTGGGAATGGACAAGATTCGCAAGGCCCTGACGGGCATTTCCGGCGTTCCGGTGACCCCCTACAAGGCAGATGGCAGCATCGATCTCGCCAAGCTTTCCGCATTGATCGCGCGCCTTGCCAGCGCCCGGGTTCACAATCTGATGGCAGCCGGCAATACGGGCGAGTTCTTCACGCTGACGATGGATGAGGTAAAGGCAGTCCATGCCGCTACGATCAAGGCTGCAGACGGCAAGTCGCTTATCAGTGCGGCCGTCGGTCGTTCGCTGGCGGAAGCCAAGGCTCTCGCCCGTCACGCGATTGCCGAGGGCGCCGACGCGATCATGGGTCACCACCCGATGGATCCCTTTGCCGGGCCGAGCTACCAGGCGAAATATTTTCTCGAACTTGCCGAGACGTCTACGGTCCCCGTCATTGCCTATGTCCGCAGCGACACGTTCTCGGTCGCCGATTTCCGCAAGCTTGCCCTGCATCCCAATATCGCCGGCATCAAGTTTGCATCCGGAAATCTCATGCTGCTTGCCGAGGTCATCCGCTCGACGAAGGATGCGCCGGCGATCTGGGTCTGCGGCCTCGCCGAGGGCTGGGCGCCGGCATTCTATGCCATGGGTGCTCGCGGCTTTACCTCGGGGCTCGTCAACGTTTTCCCCGAGCGTTCGCATGCCATCCATCAGGCGCTGGAAGCCGGTGACTACGCTGTTGCACGCGTTCTTATCGACGACATCGCCGGTTTCGAAGCGCTGCGCACTAAATATCTGAACGGCGCCAATGTCACGGTCGTCAAGGAGGCGCTGGGCATGCTCGGAACCGATGTCGGCCCTGTTCGTCTTCCCGGCGTTGAAAGTCTGACGGACGCGGAACGCGCCGAACTGCG
Proteins encoded:
- a CDS encoding GntR family transcriptional regulator translates to MESGAGDDRIEKIDPRFLTTLRDHVHKTLRAAILSGRFRADERVNERQLAEQLGVSTTPIKEALRQLETEGLVETLPRRGVLIRFNAGWAEEMILARAALESMIAHLAAKRITRDEASKLDDTVGLMKAATADGGADDLIALNETFHEQIHIASRCQYLSRMIERQQFYDASIRRIIHSDNKERDKALAEHTAIAAAIVSNDSDKAERVMRDHVVRSGETYLNIVFRKKEDI
- a CDS encoding dihydrodipicolinate synthase family protein yields the protein MDKIRKALTGISGVPVTPYKADGSIDLAKLSALIARLASARVHNLMAAGNTGEFFTLTMDEVKAVHAATIKAADGKSLISAAVGRSLAEAKALARHAIAEGADAIMGHHPMDPFAGPSYQAKYFLELAETSTVPVIAYVRSDTFSVADFRKLALHPNIAGIKFASGNLMLLAEVIRSTKDAPAIWVCGLAEGWAPAFYAMGARGFTSGLVNVFPERSHAIHQALEAGDYAVARVLIDDIAGFEALRTKYLNGANVTVVKEALGMLGTDVGPVRLPGVESLTDAERAELRAIVDNVSGKNHAA